From the Xylella fastidiosa genome, the window TGCCTTTGGGCCACCTGGAGGAGTACACGCCGGGCAACAGAATTGGGAACTGGATCGGCCCAGTCAAGGGAATCAATATTCCATCTCACTGATTGAAGGCCGATTTCAGAAAGTAATCGCAGCCCCTCAGCATTACGCGCTCCGTAAGGGAAGCGGAATAATGGTGCACGCCTTTCATCAACTGCACGCAATATTATATCTGCATTAATCACCTCTTTGCGGAGCGCATTGCCACTAAGCTTAGATAACAGGTCATGGGTCATACTATGATTAGCAACTGCGTATCCTTGCTCTATTAGCTCACGGGTGATTTTAGATAAAGGTCCTAGTCGCGGTTTTCCGGCCCTATCGAATCTGCCAATATTACGTCCAACCTCGAAGAACACTGCTGGCACAGCATAGTGCTGTAAGATTTCTTTGATTTCATTTGTATAAATTCGATGCGGGCCATCATCGAAGGTAAGTACCAATGTTTTAGGAGGTAATTCATTACCAAATATCTCATGTTCGCTTTCTTCAATTGGTATCGGATAAGCTTCGAGAATTCCATAATCATGCAAAATCATTTTACGTGTGTAAGAACGACGCAAATGCGCCACGTAGTCATCCCACTTTTCACGCTTAATAAGGATTCCTCGATTACGATCAAAAGGAATAGATAGCCGAGTAATTTCCTGATTGTAGTTGCGCTCAATCTGATTTAATGCATCTATATCTTCATGAATACGTTGACGCAACTTTATCGCCGGAAGCGCCGAATCATGGTTAATACGGGCGTCAAGATCATTTAACGCTTCACGAAAGGCCAAACGATCAGCGTCATAGAGATCAGGGGAGGACTCAATATAATCCAGTATTACTGTCAAAGTATCAAAACGGTTAGGAGCACCAGAAGCAAGCAGTGCATCAATTCTTTTAGAAAAGGCGGTGCGTTGATTCAATCCTTCATTAAACAGAATTTGGCCAACTTGGCTCGAAGTAACACGCTCCTGAGGCGACTGTACCCCATCATCCGTGAGAAGCACCATAATACGACGGTAACTTTCTAACTGTTGATGCAAAGACGCTAGAAGTGGCTGGGCCTGTTGTGGGTCAGGGGAATGATGTTTAACGTCAACTGAAACGGTAGTGACCGGTGATGCAGACTCAACAGGTGTTGATTGATGCTTACAAGCTACAAGTGCCAGCAATGTACACAGATTCAGTAATAAAGAACTGAGCGGTTTGGCTTGATTTAACATGGGGGATTATATTAATAATAAATCAAGAATTTTAAATATATAGAGAAAATAATGCGTGAGAGATAAATTTAGAGAAAACGATATAATAATTATTTAATATTCTCTCTACTCCTTTTACGTGAAAAATCTGCATGTTGACGAATCATCCACCATTGGATTAACAAATTTAAACCACCATTGATCACCCAATACAATGCTAAACCGGAGGGCACAAAAGCCATCATCACGCCAAAAATCAACGGCATCACCTGCATCATTTTTCCAGCGATAGGATCCATACCAGCTGGTGTCGGAGTCAGTTTTTGTGTTGCCCACATGATTACTATATTGAGAAGAGGCAAGATAAAATAAGGATCGCGCGTAGTCAGATCCTGGATCCAACCCAGCCAAGGTGCTTGACGCAACTCAACAGACTCAACCAACACCCAATACAGCGCAAAGAAAATCGGCATCTGAATTAAAATAGGGAAGCACCCACCCATGGGATTAATTTTTTCTTTCTTATATAGTTCCATCATCGCTTGCTGGAACTTTTGCCTATCCTCACCATAGCGTTCCTTAAGCTGCTGCAGGCGCGGTTGAAATTTACGCATTTTCGCTGCGGATTTATATTGGGAAGCACTTAAAGGGTACATGGCAATACGAAGCAAGACTACCAAACCGACAATAGCCCATCCCCAGTTATGCAAAAGACTGTTCAGGTGACTCAAGATCCAAAATAAACCTTGACCAATCAATGCCATTAACTGGAAGCGACTATAGTCAACAACACGATCTAATCCCTTGACATGCTCTTTAGTAATTTGCTCGACCAGCTTCGGACCGACCCACAATCTGGCCTCCGTCGTTGTAGTTTGACCAGGCGCTACCGTAAAAGCAGGCCCACGGAGTTCAGCTATATCACGTGAACCATTCTGAGCTAATAAATACAACGATGCTTGATCTTTCTGCGGGATCCATGCAGTGAAAAAATGATGTTGAAGCAGTGCGATCCAACCACCACCAATTTCTCGATTAAGACCGCCATCATTCATATAATCCTTAAACGCACGGCGTTCATAACCACCTTTCTCACTGTACCAAACAGCGCCGTTAAAACTGAACGAGTCTGGATTGGTCATCGCGCGGTTTAAGATATTAGGTATAGGTACCCGACTCAACTTACGGAAAACATAAGCGTTCCAAGGGGTCTCGCCACTGTTACGGATTTCATCTCTAATTAAGATGGCATAGCGACCACGTTCGAAAGTAAATGTTCGGCGAATGCTGACTCCATTTGCAGCTGTCCAAATAAACGGGACCACTAAACGATTTTGATCATTGGCCAATTTATAGGAAACATCTGGCTGCTCAGGAAGAAATGTACTTAAATTCGGCACTGGAGAATTACTCTGGCTTACCCAACCAGTAGTGGCACTGTAAGGATAATTTGGATCATCTGTAAGCAACTTAATTGGCTTAGCACCTCGATCTTTACTTTGAGGAAAACGTAATAAATCAGCAGCAAGTATGCTAAATCCATCTAATTTTAGCTGTAGGACATCAGTTGTTACATTGATCACAGGCACTTTCGGAGCAGCTGCAATTAATTGTGAGTCTTTTTGAAGTGGAACTGCGCCAGCATGAATTTGGGGAACTGCGTGCTCCAACTCCAAATTGCTATCAACACCAAGATTATGAGAAGCCGAGATTTCTAGTGTTTCATTTTTATTTTTACTCCAATCCATCCACAATAGTGTTGCTACCGTCAGCCAGGAAAATATCAGTAATACACGAGTCTGGTTCATTTAAGAAAAATTTCTCGTTCAGTCGGAACGGGGTTCTAATTCGTTTATTTACGGGAACAATTGCGTTCGAAGAAAGGCAGCATTG encodes:
- the yidC gene encoding membrane protein insertase YidC produces the protein MNQTRVLLIFSWLTVATLLWMDWSKNKNETLEISASHNLGVDSNLELEHAVPQIHAGAVPLQKDSQLIAAAPKVPVINVTTDVLQLKLDGFSILAADLLRFPQSKDRGAKPIKLLTDDPNYPYSATTGWVSQSNSPVPNLSTFLPEQPDVSYKLANDQNRLVVPFIWTAANGVSIRRTFTFERGRYAILIRDEIRNSGETPWNAYVFRKLSRVPIPNILNRAMTNPDSFSFNGAVWYSEKGGYERRAFKDYMNDGGLNREIGGGWIALLQHHFFTAWIPQKDQASLYLLAQNGSRDIAELRGPAFTVAPGQTTTTEARLWVGPKLVEQITKEHVKGLDRVVDYSRFQLMALIGQGLFWILSHLNSLLHNWGWAIVGLVVLLRIAMYPLSASQYKSAAKMRKFQPRLQQLKERYGEDRQKFQQAMMELYKKEKINPMGGCFPILIQMPIFFALYWVLVESVELRQAPWLGWIQDLTTRDPYFILPLLNIVIMWATQKLTPTPAGMDPIAGKMMQVMPLIFGVMMAFVPSGLALYWVINGGLNLLIQWWMIRQHADFSRKRSRENIK